A genome region from Triticum aestivum cultivar Chinese Spring chromosome 2B, IWGSC CS RefSeq v2.1, whole genome shotgun sequence includes the following:
- the LOC123040184 gene encoding defensin Tk-AMP-D1.1 has translation MESSHKLFPAVAILLLLVVATEVVPAQARECETESERFNGLCFVSANCAGVCNAEGFTGGKCSGLKRSCMCTKEC, from the exons ATGGAGTCATCACACAAGCTTTTCCCGGCCGTAGccatcctcctcctgctcgtcgtcgCCACCG AGGTGGTGCCAGCGCAGGCACGAGAGTGTGAGACAGAGAGCGAGCGGTTCAACGGGCTGTGCTTCGTGTCCGCAAACTGCGCCGGTGTGTGCAATGCGGAGGGGTTCACCGGTGGCAAGTGCTCCGGCTTGAAGAGGAGCTGCATGTGCACGAAGGAGTGCTAG
- the LOC123040185 gene encoding uncharacterized protein, with the protein MLETSKKMVKRHTVLLLLVFVIMFSYNVLEGGAYQNQVAFSRQELKAEQKVSFTGIDPSLGGQVSGATDAGGASNNAEISNAKTTAATESHRDVSWDQFRGIIIHTHQVKKP; encoded by the exons ATGCTTGAAACAT CGAAGAAAATGGTGAAGAGACATACCGTTCTCCTACTACTTGTCTTTGTAATTATGTTCTCCTACAATGTCCTGGAGGGTGGTGCATACCAGAACCAAGTGGCATTCTCTCGCCAAGAGCTGAAAGCAGAGCAGAAAGTATCCTTTACTGGAATCGATCCATCGCTTGGCGGGCAGGTTTCCGGCGCGACCGATGCAGGAGGTGCAAGCAATAATGCTGAAATATCAAATGCTAAAACTACTGCTGCCACGGAGTCCCACCGTGACGTCTCATGGGATCAGTTCCGTGGTATTATCATCCACACCCACCAGGTCAAGAAACCATAA